The proteins below come from a single Mugil cephalus isolate CIBA_MC_2020 chromosome 7, CIBA_Mcephalus_1.1, whole genome shotgun sequence genomic window:
- the higd1a gene encoding HIG1 domain family member 1A, mitochondrial: MSDYEEGESKFWRKAKENPFVPVGMAGFFAIVGYRLMKLKHRGDTKMSVHLIHMRVAAQGFVVGAITMGVIYSMYKDYVVKPREAKQLAAQK; encoded by the exons ATGTCTGATTATGAAGAGGGTGAGTCCAAGTTCTGGCGAAAGGCAAAGGAGAATCCATTCGTCCCAGTGG GAATGGCCGGATTCTTCGCCATTGTTGGTTACAGACTGATGAAACTGAAGCATCGAGGGGATACAAAAATGTCAGTGCACCTGATCCACATGCGTGTAGCTGCACAAGGCTTTGTGGTTGGAGCCATCACTATGG GTGTCATATATTCCATGTACAAAGACTACGTTGTCAAACCCAGGGAAGCAAAGCAATTGGCGgcacaaaagtga
- the LOC125010344 gene encoding 5-beta-cholestane-3-alpha,7-alpha-diol 12-alpha-hydroxylase-like, whose amino-acid sequence MGLLLPILLGFFAALIGGLYLLGVFRQRRPNEPPLEKGLIPWLGHVLEFRRDTLKFLQRMKQKHGDVFTVQLGGFYFTFLQDPLSFGAFVKESREILNFNNFAAQLVQRVFGYTAVEFDHNILQAASDQHLKGGGLEIMTQAMMSNLQNLMLHDIDSAGDKSTWTEDGLFMYCYNIVFRAGYLSLYGNLPHESEGSEKKAKEKDRKESEALFYEFRKYDQLFPNLAYGILTPSKRLEAERLMSHFWDSLSVQKMKTRDNISRWILDVYQAKHEMGMNELMINKYMFVLLWASQGNTGPSSFWLLLFLMRNPEAMRAVKEEVDRVLKESGQEVRPGGPLINLTREMLMKTPILDSAVEETLRLTTAPILTRAVLKDMTLKMSDGREYLIRNGDRVSIFPYIAVQLDPEIHPEPHSFRYDRFLNPDGSKKTDFYKAGKRVKYYNMPWGAGVSMCPGRFFATNELKQFVFLMLVYFEFELKNPDEKRPDFDFSRWGFGSMQPDRDVQFRYRFRQSAI is encoded by the coding sequence ATGGGACTGCTGCTGCCGATCCTTCTGGGCTTTTTTGCTGCTCTGATCGGAGGGCTTTACCTTCTCGGGGTCTTTCGACAGCGGCGACCAAATGAACCTCCTTTGGAAAAAGGGCTCATTCCTTGGCTTGGTCATGTTTTAGAATTTCGCAGGGACACATTGAAGTTCCTGCAGAGGATGAAGCAAAAGCACGGCGATGTTTTCACTGTGCAGCTGGGAGGCTTTTACTTCACGTTCCTTCAGGATCCCCTATCATTCGGGGCATTTGTCAAGGAGAGTCGAGAAATTCTGAACTTTAATAACTTTGCCGCGCAGCTGGTTCAGAGAGTGTTTGGTTACACGGCTGTTGAGTTCGATCACAACATCCTGCAGGCAGCCAGTGACCAGCATCTGAAGGGGGGAGGCTTGGAAATAATGACACAAGCCATGATGAGCAATTTGCAGAACTTAATGTTGCATGACATCGACTCGGCTGGAGACAAAAGCACCTGGACTGAAGATGGACTGTTCATGTACTGCTACAACATTGTGTTTAGAGCTGGCTATTTATCCTTGTATGGTAATTTGCCGCACGAGTCAGAGGGAAGTGAGAAGAAagccaaagagaaagacagaaaggaatCCGAAGCCTTATTTTACGAGTTTCGCAAATATGACCAGCTTTTCCCCAACCTGGCTTACGGGATCCTCACGCCGTCGAAGCGGTTGGAAGCTGAAAGGTTAATGTCCCACTTCTGGGACTCCCTATCAGTGCAGAAGATGAAGACCAGGGACAACATCAGTCGTTGGATATTGGACGTGTACCAGGCCAAACATGAGATGGGGATGAACGAGTTAATgataaacaaatacatgtttgtGCTTCTTTGGGCCTCTCAGGGTAACACAGGGCCTTCTtctttctggctgcttctcttCCTCATGAGAAACCCAGAAGCTATGAGAGCAGTGAAGGAAGAGGTAGATAGAGTGTTGAAGGAATCGGGGCAGGAAGTCCGGCCCGGGGGCCCTCTTATCAACCTGACCCGCGAGATGCTGATGAAAACGCCCATCCTGGACAGCGCCGTAGAAGAGACCCTCCGACTCACCACCGCACCAATCCTCACCAGGGCGGTGCTCAAGGACATGACTCTCAAGATGAGCGATGGGCGCGAATACTTAATTCGCAATGGCGACCGAGTGTCCATCTTTCCCTACATTGCCGTTCAGCTTGACCCGGAGATCCACCCCGAGCCACATTCATTCAGATACGACCGCTTCCTGAATCCAGACGGCAgcaagaaaacagatttttacaaGGCTGGGAAGAGGGTCAAGTATTACAACATGCCCTGGGGTGCCGGGGTGTCCATGTGCCCCGGACGCTTCTTTGCTACCAATGAGCTGAAACAGTTTGTGTTCCTCATGTTGGTGTATTTTGAGTTTGAACTGAAGAATCCTGATGAGAAGAGGCCCGACTTTGACTTCAGCAGATGGGGCTTCGGATCGATGCAGCCCGACAGAGATGTTCAGTTTCGATACAGATTCAGACAATCGGCAAtctga
- the gjc2 gene encoding gap junction protein gamma 2 encodes MSWSFLTRLLEEIHNHSTFVGKVWLTVLIIFRIVLTAVGGESIYSDEQAKFICNTKQPGCDNVCYDAFAPLSHVRFWVFQIIMISTPSIMYMGYAMHKIARSSEEERRKHERLRKKPAPHLRWRESHHLQDVLVEEDGDAEPMIYEDTLEVQEAKPEPVSSSSKDPPKHDGRRKIMQEGLMRIYVLQLMSRAIFEIAFLAGQYLLYGFTVSPLYVCNELPCPHRVDCFISRPTEKTIFLLIMYIVSCLCLVLNVCEMLHLGIGTFRDTLRLKRTQDRRMSYGYPFSRNIPSSPPGYNLVMKTDKPSRIPNSLITHEQNMANVAQEQQCTSPDENIPSDLASLHRHLRVAQEQLDMAFQTYQTKNNQQTSRTSSPGSGGTMAEQNRVNTVQEKQGARPKSATEKAATIVKNGKSSVWI; translated from the coding sequence ATGAGCTGGAGCTTTTTGACTCGCCTCCTGGAAGAGATCCACAACCACTCCACCTTCGTGGGGAAAGTGTGGCTGACTGTGCTCATCATCTTTCGCATCGTGCTCACAGCTGTGGGAGGCGAGTCCATCTACTCGGACGAGCAGGCCAAGTTCATCTGCAACACCAAGCAGCCGGGCTGCGACAACGTTTGCTACGACGCCTTCGCTCCCCTCTCGCATGTTCGCTTCTGGGTCTTCCAGATCATCATGATCTCCACTCCCTCCATCATGTACATGGGTTATGCCATGCACAAGATAGCCCGAAGTTCTGAGGAGGAACGCAGGAAGCACGAAAGACTCCGCAAAAAGCCAGCTCCTCACttgagatggagagagagcCACCATCTCCAGGATGTCTTGGTGGAGGAAGACGGCGATGCTGAACCCATGATCTATGAGGACACACTGGAGGTGCAGGAGGCCAAGCCTGAACCAGTAAGCAGTTCTAGCAAAGACCCACCAAAACATGATGGTCGAAGAAAGATTATGCAAGAAGGCCTGATGAGAATCTATGTTCTTCAACTCATGTCACGAGCTATTTTTGAAATTGCTTTCCTTGCTGGACAGTATCTCCTCTACGGCTTTACTGTTAGTCCTTTGTATGTATGCAACGAATTACCATGTCCACACAGAGTCGACTGCTTCATCTCCAGGCCCACGGAGAAAACTATCTTCCTCCTAATCATGTATATAGTGAGCTGTCTTTGTCTAGTGCTAAATGTGTGCGAGATGCTTCACCTAGGAATCGGCACCTTTCGGGATACCCTTCGCCTGAAGAGGACTCAGGACCGACGGATGTCCTATGGCTACCCGTTCTCTCGCAACATCCCATCCTCTCCTCCCGGGTACAACCTTGTGATGAAGACAGACAAACCTAGCAGGATCCCCAACAGCCTCATCACCCATGAGCAGAACATGGCCAACGTGGCTCAGGAGCAGCAGTGCACAAGCCCAGATGAGAACATCCCCTCTGATCTTGCAAGTTTGCACCGGCACCTACGAGTTGCACAGGAGCAGCTCGATATGGCCTTTCAAACCTAtcaaaccaaaaacaaccaGCAGACCTCCAGAACCAGCAGTCCTGGGTCTGGGGGCACAATGGCAGAGCAAAATCGAGTCAATACAGTTCAGGAAAAACAAGGAGCGAGGCCGAAGTCAGCCACGGAGAAGGCCGCAACCATTGTCAAAAATGGAAAGTCCTCTGTCTGGATCTAG
- the iba57 gene encoding putative transferase CAF17 homolog, mitochondrial — MLCSRPRSLCVSTRYTLMYLCNMGTLSFARRAFTSAAAAGVYSRKHAGLFASSLPDFSTPAGVRAKRYAQDSATGKNDPAKFVCYHLPHRTLLKIQGQDTSPFLQGIITNDMGLLDEPEHRAMYSHMLNVQGRTLYDIMLYSLKEAEEGHGVFLECDSMIKDSILKHLKVYKIRRKVSISPCPELSVWAVFSQKDDLGQATRKPELSSPEKALVWEADPRTQQMGWRLVLHNQADPRDVVVACAKGDTEDYHRHRYAIGLPEGVKDLPPGVALPLESNLAYMQGISFSKGCYIGQELTARTHHTGVIRKRLMPVRLSSPVRDLEDGAALQTQLGKPAGKHRAGVGELGLSLIRVAHAKEVLTLKTSDDTSVTLEASVPDWWPRDEKTG; from the exons ATGTTATGTAGCCGTCCGCGGTCACTGTGTGTTTCTACGAGGTACACGCTAATGTATTTGTGCAACATGGGGACGTTGTCCTTCGCCCGTAGAGCGTTCACTTCCGCCGCTGCCGCCGGCGTTTACTCCAGAAAACACGCCGGTTTGTTTGCATCGTCTCTCCCCGACTTTTCGACACCTGCGGGGGTCCGGGCGAAGAGGTACGCCCAGGATTCAGCGACGGGCAAAAATGACCCGGCGAAGTTTGTGTGCTACCACCTCCCACACAGGACCCTGCTCAAAATCCAGGGACAAGACACGAGCCCGTTTCTTCAGGGGATCATAACCAATGACATGGGGCTGCTGGACGAGCCCGAGCACAGAGCCATGTACTCACACATGCTGAATGTACAAGGAAGAACACTATATGACATCATGTTGTACAG cctgaaagaagcagaggaaggacACGGTGTCTTCCTGGAATGTGACAGTATGATTAAGGACTCGATCTTAAAGCACTTGAAGGTGTACAAGATCCGTAGAAAGGTCAGCATTAGCCCCTGTCCAGAGCTCTCTGTGTGGGCGGTGTTTTCCCAGAAAGACGACTTGGGTCAAGCCACCAGAAAACCCGAACTCTCTTCCCCCGAGAAAGCTCTGGTATGGGAGGCTGATCCTCGAACTCAACAAATGGGCTGGAGATTGGTGTTGCACAATCAAGCTGATCCCCGGGACGTCGTTGTTGCATGTGCGAAAGGAGACACAGAGGATTATCACAGACATCGCTATGCAATAG GACTTCCTGAGGGAGTCAAGGACCTTCCTCCTGGGGTGGCGCTACCTCTAGAATCAAATCTCGCCTACATGCAGGGTATCAGCTTTAGCAAGGGCTGTTACATCGGCCAGGAGCTCACAGCCAGGACTCATCACACGGGGGTGATTCGGAAACGCCTGATGCCAGTACGCTTGTCGTCTCCAGTCAGAGACCTGGAGGATGGAGCCGCACTGCAAACGCAGTTAGGCAAGCCAGCTGGGAAGCACAGGGCAGGGGTGGGAGAGCTGGGTCTGAGCCTGATACGTGTGGCTCATGCCAAGGAGGTATTAACACTCAAAACTTCTGATGACACCTCAGTGACACTTGAGGCCTCTGTGCCCGACTGGTGGCCTAGAGATGAGAAAACCGGCTGA
- the jmjd4 gene encoding 2-oxoglutarate and iron-dependent oxygenase JMJD4: protein MDREAYRNCSSLVKIPRQSYEQFWSSHFLDYIDKELSYSKFFRKYLLPNHPCMFSRRFTEDWKCRKQWVTEEGKPNFQKLLQEFDETPVPVANCNAKEYNANPKQVMPFKEFIHYWKEYIQNGHSSPKGCLYLKDWHMSRDFPEHSVYTTPVFFSSDWLNEYWDTLEVDDYRFIYMGPKGSWTPFHADVFRSYSWSANICGRKKWLLYPPGQEDFLRDTHGNLPYDVTSAELQDTGLYPHSEEACQPLEIIQEAGEIIFVPSGWHHQVYNLEDTISINHNWLNGCNIDIMWQFLQNELSSVQKEIDEWRNTMDSWHQHCQVIMKACSGINYGEFASFLKIIADNRMSFLNACSSGESSDYSRHLSETLTTLGPYHAAFDLQRVAHVIECLLCNEDFKRLDHSALTLQPETMLQQIRDTIQSTRGQHLLYQE, encoded by the exons ATGGATCGGGAGGCGTACCGCAACTGCAGCAGCCTTGTCAAAATACCGAGACAGTCCTATGAGCAGTTTTGGTCTTCACATTTTCTAGATTACATTGACAAGGAGCTCAGCTACTCAAAGTTTTTCAGGAAATACTTGCTTCCCAATCACCCGTGTATGTTTTCAAGAAGGTTCACAGAGGACTGGAAGTGTAGAAAACAGTGGGTCACTGAGGAGGGGAAACCTAATTTCCAGAAATTGCTTCAAGAGTTTG ATGAAACTCCTGTTCCTGTTGCAAATTGCAATGCAAAGGAATATAATGCCAACCCTAAACAAGTCATGCCTTTCAAAGAATTTATACACTACTGGAAGGAATACATCCAGAATGGACACTCATCACCCAAAGGATGCCTCTATCTTAAAGACTGGCATATGTCAAG GGACTTTCCAGAACACAGTGTTTACACCACaccagtctttttttcttctgactgGCTAAATGAATACTGGGATACACTTGAAGTGGACGACTACCGGTTTATCTACATGGGGCCTAAAGGCTCATG GACCCCGTTCCACGCCGACGTTTTCCGTTCCTACAGCTGGTCTGCGAACATCTGTGGCAGGAAGAAGTGGCTGCTGTATCCTCCGGGTCAGGAGGACTTTTTACGAGACACTCACGGGAACCTACCTTACGACGTTACATCAGCTGAACTTCAGGACACGGGCCTGTACCCTCACTCCGAAGAAGCCTGCCAGCCTCTTGAGATTATTCAAGAAGCTGGTGAAATCATTTTTGTGCCCAGCGGCTGGCATCATCAAGTTTATAATCTG gAGGACACCATCTCCATTAATCATAATTGGCTGAATGGCTGCAACATTGACATCATGTGGCAGTTTCTTCAGAATGAGCTGTCATCTGTTCAGAAAGAGATAGACGAGTGGAGGAACACAATGGATTCGTGGCATCAGCACTGCCAG GTGATCATGAAGGCCTGCTCTGGTATCAATTATGGGGAATTTGCCTCCTTCCTGAAAATCATTGCCGACAACCGAATGTCTTTCCTGAACGCTTGCTCCTCCGGGGAATCCTCCGATTACTCGCGGCACCTTTCAGAGACGCTCACCACACTCGGCCCTTACCATGCTGCCTTTGACCTACAAAGAGTGGCCCACGTAATTGAATGCCTACTGTGCAACGAAGACTTTAAGCGGCTCGATCATTCAGCGCTGACGTTACAGCCAGAAACCATGTTACAGCAAATTCGAGACACCATACagtccaccagggggcagcatcTCCTCTACCAGGAGTAA
- the snap47 gene encoding synaptosomal-associated protein 47, translating into MSRDVPIHSWPGSYYINSEKRWENGTLSLTRTTVRFVSSQSKESLASFRLSRIMEIKMESSSFIFSTLTVLEEGNVKHWFGSLKPNRVVVYNVLEHFWRERLLSPSSEARGAESQPSKGRELINLVAGAQRRLEDTGRVLSHQGEQFDNMMQGLEKIDSDLGVADKLLSELESPSWWPFGKLPWRIQQEAKAEDAARAAAAAAAASAGRGSSKNKVITSIPAVVSKGGDTDLKPGCLLVLVSALEVRDTNCQLLHRFERNEIDEIRVHSPYEITVRQRFIGKPDICYRFLSAKMPEALSVLEMQYKKKVEFSSEYASFKATPLSSPCDAEGKNWNEDLLQKCQETELPVEVPAGELSQLQVHVLQPSVSQAEAQELKQMLMQLKNLALEAETELERQDDALDALTSSTDRSTMHIEKHTCRMKRLL; encoded by the exons ATGAGCCGGGACGTTCCCATCCACAGCTGGCCTGGCTCCTACTACATCAATAGTGAGAAGCGGTGGGAGAACGGGACGCTGTCGCTCACCAGAACCACGGTGCGCTTCGTTTCCAGCCAGAGTAAGGAGAGTCTTGCCAGCTTCCGCCTCTCCCGGATCATGGAGATCAAAATGGAGTCATCTAGCTTCATCTTCAGCACTCTCACGGTGCTGGAAGAGGGCAACGTGAAGCACTGGTTTGGCTCCCTTAAGCCCAACAGGGTGGTGGTTTATAACGTGCTGGAGCATTTCTGGAGAGAGCGGCTTCTTTCTCCCAGCTCAGAGGCCAGAGGAGCCGAGTCCCAGCCTTCTAAAGGGAGAGAGCTCATCAACCTGGTGGCAGGGGCCCAGAGAAGACTGGAGGACACCGGCAGAGTCCTCAGCCATCAGGGAGAGCAGTTTGACAACATGATGCAGGGACTGGAGAAGATTGACTCTGACTTGGGGGTGGCTGACAA ACTTTTATCAGAGCTGGAGTCTCCTTCCTGGTGGCCTTTCGGTAAACTGCCCTGGAGGATTCAGCAGGAGGCCAAGGCTGAGGACGCTgcaagagctgcagcagcagctgctgctgcctcagcaGGAAGGGGGTCCAGTAAAAACAAAGTGATCACAAGCATCCCAGCAGTAGTCTCCAAAGGTGGAGACACAGACTTGAAGCCCGGATGTTTGCTGGTGCTGGTGTCCGCTCTGGAGGTGCGAGACACAAACTGCCAACTCCTTCACCGCTTTGAACGGAATGAAATTGATGAAATCAGGGTTCACAGTCCCTACGAGATTACTGTCAGACAGCGTTTTATCGGGAAGCCCGATATATGTTACAGGTTCCTGTCAGCTAAGATGCCAGAGGCGTTGTCAGTGTTGGAGATGCAGTACAAAAAGAAGGTGGAGTTCTCGAGTGAATACGCGTCTTTTAAGGCAACTCCCCTGTCATCCCCCTGTGATGCAGAAGGGAAAAACTGGAATGAAG ATTTGCTGCAGAAGTGCCAAGAGACAGAGCTCCCAGTGGAGGTCCCAGCAGGAGAGCTGTCCCAGTTGCAGGTGCATGTCCTCCAGCCATCTGTCAGTCAGGCTGAGGCCCAGGAACTGAAACAG atgctGATGCAGCTGAAAAACCTTGCCCTGGAGGCGGAGACGGAGCTGGAACGGCAGGACGACGCCCTGGACGCCCTGACGAGCTCAACGGACCGATCCACCATGCACATAGAGAAGCACACCTGCCGCATGAAAAGGCTGCTGTAG